The following proteins are co-located in the Actinomycetes bacterium genome:
- the pcrA gene encoding DNA helicase PcrA: MGSIFDDAAADLLGAAKPRADRDSADKAETPATQVELIPAATAEPAPASASAEPEDRRSQPRQRPEDLLTDLNEAQAVAVSHRGTPLLVVAGAGSGKTRVLTRRIAHLLATGDARVGQILAITFTNKAAAEMRERVIELVGASAQYMWVSTFHSACVRILRRESKRLGIASNFSIYDSADSQRLIALSVKELNLDIKRFTPRGVAARISAAKNELVDHEEFAAQVSRAAEEQPDPYSEGVAAIYSEYQRRLTVASAMDFDDLIGNTVALLQLFPEVADYYRDRFRHVLVDEYQDTNHAQYVLIRELVGAHSKSEAAASPAGLCVVGDADQSIYAFRGATIRNIEEFAEDYPEARTIKLEQNYRSTQTILDAANAVIRNNPGRIDKQLWSARSGGAQIIGYAADNEHEEARYIAEQIDKLTDEGVARAQDVAIFYRTNAQSRSLEEIMIRVGLPYKVVGAVRFYERREIRDALAYLRAIANPDDDVSVRRILNVPRRGIGDKAETELAAFASRYGVSFDQACRRVDEIPTLASRSVTAVTAFHRVMTELRELAEGGAGPAALLAEAMERSGYLTVLQDSDDPQDESRVENLGELESVAQDYESSATEPDLDGFLERVSLVADTDQIPDDEDGQVTLMTLHTAKGLEFPVVFLTGMEEGIFPHARTFDTDEMPEERRLAYVGITRAQDRLYLTRALSRSAWGAPESHPPSRFLAEVPENLIRWERTGDEARTSTTSWRTTERGSAMRSGGSGKKVVVLDPGDRVLHDKFGMGTVVATAGSGDRAEASVDFGSSGTKRLLLRYAPVEKI, from the coding sequence GTGGGCTCCATCTTCGACGACGCTGCTGCCGATCTGCTGGGGGCAGCCAAGCCGCGGGCCGATCGAGACTCAGCAGACAAGGCTGAGACACCGGCTACCCAAGTTGAGTTGATTCCTGCTGCCACGGCAGAGCCAGCGCCTGCTAGTGCCAGTGCGGAACCCGAGGACCGGCGGTCGCAGCCACGGCAGCGGCCGGAGGATTTGCTCACAGACCTGAACGAAGCGCAAGCGGTCGCGGTGTCTCATCGTGGAACGCCACTGCTGGTGGTGGCTGGTGCCGGATCCGGCAAGACTCGGGTATTGACGCGACGCATCGCTCATTTGCTGGCGACTGGTGACGCCCGGGTAGGGCAAATCCTGGCCATCACGTTCACCAACAAGGCAGCGGCAGAGATGCGGGAGCGCGTCATTGAGCTCGTCGGAGCATCGGCGCAGTACATGTGGGTGTCCACCTTCCACTCCGCCTGCGTGCGGATACTGCGCCGCGAATCCAAACGGTTGGGGATTGCTAGCAACTTCTCTATTTACGACTCAGCTGACAGCCAGCGGCTGATCGCGTTGTCGGTAAAGGAGTTGAATCTGGACATCAAGCGGTTCACCCCGAGAGGTGTAGCGGCTCGTATCAGCGCTGCCAAGAACGAGTTGGTGGATCACGAAGAATTTGCAGCACAGGTCTCCCGGGCAGCGGAAGAGCAGCCGGATCCCTATAGCGAAGGCGTGGCTGCCATCTACAGCGAGTACCAGCGACGGTTGACCGTGGCCAGCGCGATGGATTTCGATGACCTAATCGGAAACACCGTCGCCTTGCTGCAACTCTTTCCCGAAGTGGCCGACTACTACCGCGACCGATTCCGGCACGTACTCGTTGACGAGTACCAAGACACTAACCATGCGCAATACGTGCTGATTCGGGAGTTGGTGGGGGCGCACAGCAAATCGGAGGCGGCCGCATCGCCAGCGGGGTTATGTGTCGTCGGTGACGCCGACCAGTCCATCTATGCGTTCCGGGGTGCGACCATCCGCAATATCGAGGAATTTGCGGAAGACTACCCCGAGGCTCGCACGATCAAGTTGGAGCAGAACTACCGGTCGACGCAGACGATCTTGGACGCCGCGAATGCGGTCATTCGCAATAACCCGGGTCGGATAGATAAGCAGTTGTGGTCTGCCCGATCTGGCGGTGCGCAGATCATCGGCTACGCGGCGGACAATGAGCACGAGGAAGCCCGCTATATCGCTGAGCAAATAGACAAGCTCACCGACGAAGGAGTGGCGCGGGCGCAGGACGTCGCCATCTTCTACCGCACTAACGCGCAATCCCGCAGTCTGGAAGAAATCATGATCCGGGTGGGGCTGCCCTACAAGGTTGTGGGAGCAGTGCGGTTCTACGAACGGCGCGAAATCAGGGACGCATTGGCCTATCTACGTGCCATCGCCAACCCGGACGACGACGTCAGCGTTCGCCGGATTCTCAACGTGCCTCGACGGGGTATCGGCGACAAGGCGGAAACCGAGTTGGCAGCCTTCGCAAGTCGATACGGAGTGTCCTTCGACCAAGCATGCCGACGGGTCGACGAGATCCCCACCTTGGCGTCGCGCTCGGTCACAGCGGTGACGGCCTTTCACCGGGTTATGACCGAACTCCGTGAGTTGGCCGAAGGCGGGGCGGGCCCAGCGGCGCTGCTGGCGGAGGCGATGGAACGCTCCGGTTACTTGACGGTGCTGCAGGATTCCGACGATCCGCAAGATGAAAGTCGAGTTGAAAACCTCGGCGAACTGGAATCGGTCGCTCAGGATTACGAGTCAAGTGCGACTGAACCCGATCTCGATGGTTTCTTGGAACGGGTTTCATTAGTTGCCGATACTGATCAGATCCCCGACGACGAAGATGGACAGGTCACGTTGATGACCCTGCACACTGCGAAGGGCTTGGAGTTCCCGGTGGTGTTCCTGACCGGGATGGAAGAAGGCATTTTCCCGCATGCCCGCACCTTCGACACCGATGAGATGCCCGAGGAACGCCGACTGGCCTACGTCGGCATCACCCGCGCACAAGATCGGCTCTATCTGACGCGAGCGCTGAGCCGATCCGCCTGGGGTGCTCCCGAGTCCCATCCACCGTCGCGATTCCTGGCTGAAGTGCCCGAGAACCTGATCCGTTGGGAGCGCACCGGTGATGAGGCTCGTACTTCCACCACCAGTTGGCGGACAACGGAACGTGGCTCGGCGATGCGCAGCGGTGGAAGCGGCAAGAAGGTGGTGGTGCTCGATCCGGGCGATCGAGTCCTGCATGACAAGTTCGGCATGGGCACCGTGGTGGCTACCGCTGGATCCGGGGATCGCGCTGAAGCCTCGGTGGACTTCGGCTCCTCCGGAACGAAACGGCTGCTGCTGCGCTACGCGCCGGTCGAAAAGATCTAA
- the sucC gene encoding ADP-forming succinate--CoA ligase subunit beta, translating to MDLFEYQAKHLFGEHGVAVVPGEVVTTPEQAAEAARKIGTTVVVKAQVKTGGRGKAGGVKLADDVEDVRAKADDILGMDIKGHTVHKVLITEAAEIADEYYVSFLLDRAQRSFLAMASVEGGIDIEEVAATKPEALAKIGVDAIEGVTPEKAAEIVAAANFPEDIADQVTEILQQLWDVMIKEDATLVEVNPLVKTSDGRVLALDGKVTLDANADYRHASHADLVDVADIDPIELRANELDLNYVKLSGEVGIIGNGAGLVMSTLDVVAYAGEEFGGVRPANFLDIGGGASAEVMANGLDIVLNDPEVRAVFVNVFGGITACDAVANGIVGALSMLADKGEAVTKPIVCRIDGNNALEGRRILNEAEHDVIELVETMDGAARRVAELAAS from the coding sequence ATGGATCTGTTCGAGTATCAGGCAAAGCATTTGTTCGGGGAGCACGGTGTCGCCGTGGTGCCCGGTGAGGTCGTAACGACACCAGAGCAGGCGGCCGAGGCCGCTCGCAAGATCGGGACCACTGTGGTGGTCAAGGCCCAGGTGAAGACCGGTGGTCGTGGCAAAGCTGGCGGGGTGAAGCTGGCCGACGACGTGGAAGATGTCCGCGCCAAGGCTGACGATATTCTCGGCATGGACATCAAAGGTCATACGGTTCACAAGGTGCTCATCACCGAAGCGGCTGAGATCGCTGACGAGTACTACGTCTCATTCCTCTTGGATCGTGCGCAGCGGTCCTTCCTGGCCATGGCCTCCGTCGAGGGTGGTATCGACATTGAAGAAGTTGCCGCTACCAAGCCGGAGGCACTAGCCAAGATCGGCGTTGACGCCATCGAGGGGGTGACTCCGGAGAAGGCGGCCGAGATCGTGGCGGCGGCGAATTTCCCGGAAGACATCGCTGATCAGGTGACTGAGATTCTGCAGCAGTTGTGGGACGTCATGATTAAAGAGGACGCCACCCTGGTTGAGGTCAACCCTCTGGTGAAGACTTCTGACGGGCGAGTGCTTGCGCTCGACGGCAAGGTCACCTTGGACGCTAACGCTGACTACCGCCACGCCAGCCATGCCGACCTCGTGGACGTTGCTGACATCGATCCGATCGAGTTGCGCGCCAACGAGTTGGATTTGAACTACGTGAAGTTGTCGGGTGAGGTCGGCATCATCGGCAACGGTGCCGGATTGGTGATGTCGACCCTCGACGTTGTGGCCTATGCCGGTGAGGAATTTGGTGGGGTGCGCCCGGCCAACTTCCTCGACATCGGTGGTGGCGCCAGCGCGGAAGTGATGGCTAACGGTCTGGACATCGTGCTCAACGACCCCGAGGTGCGCGCGGTCTTCGTCAACGTATTCGGCGGCATCACCGCCTGCGATGCCGTAGCGAACGGGATTGTTGGCGCGCTCAGCATGCTCGCGGACAAGGGCGAAGCAGTCACTAAACCCATCGTGTGCCGGATTGACGGCAACAACGCGCTGGAAGGTCGTCGCATCCTCAACGAGGCAGAGCACGACGTCATCGAGTTGGTCGAAACCATGGACGGCGCTGCTCGGCGAGTGGCCGAGCTGGCCGCGTCCTGA
- the guaA gene encoding glutamine-hydrolyzing GMP synthase, producing MDKRPVLVLDFGAQYAQLIARRVREAGRYSEIVPGTSSREEIAAKNPAALVLSGGPASVYEDGAPRLDPGVFELRVPVFGICYGFQAMAQALGGTVARTGDREYGATELQCESGSVLLRNLPTAQQVWMSHGDAVSHAPAGFRVSGSTPGAPVAAFEDPQRGLAGVQFHPEVVHTPDGQPMLEAFLRDIAGLEPNWTTGGIIDAQIKAISEQVGDGQAICGLSGGVDSAVAAAMVQRAIGERLTCVFVDHGLLRAGERDQVERDFVAATGVRLVTVDAADRFLTALAGVSDPEEKRKIIGREFIRVFEAAEAELVAESGQQGRSIGFLVQGTLYPDVVESGGGSGTANIKSHHNVGGLPDDLEFQLVEPLRTLFKDEVREVGEQLGLPSEMVWRHPFPGPGLAIRIIGAVDADRLQILRAADAIVREEITAAGLDRSVWQLPVVLLADVRSVGVQGDGRSYGHPIVLRPVTSEDAMTADWARLPNDVLARVSNRITNEVSEVNRVVLDITSKPPGTIEWE from the coding sequence ATGGATAAACGACCGGTACTAGTGCTCGACTTCGGTGCGCAGTACGCCCAACTGATTGCTCGGCGAGTCCGAGAAGCGGGACGCTACTCCGAAATCGTTCCTGGGACGAGTTCTCGTGAGGAGATCGCTGCGAAGAATCCCGCTGCGCTGGTGTTGTCCGGTGGTCCGGCGAGCGTGTACGAGGATGGCGCCCCACGACTCGATCCGGGAGTATTCGAGTTGCGAGTACCAGTATTCGGCATCTGTTACGGCTTTCAAGCGATGGCGCAGGCCCTCGGCGGGACGGTCGCACGCACCGGTGATCGCGAGTACGGCGCTACCGAATTGCAGTGTGAGTCCGGATCGGTGCTGTTGCGGAATCTGCCGACGGCGCAGCAGGTCTGGATGTCACATGGCGATGCGGTGTCGCATGCTCCGGCCGGTTTTCGGGTCAGTGGCAGTACTCCTGGCGCCCCAGTCGCAGCTTTTGAAGACCCGCAGCGGGGGCTTGCCGGAGTGCAGTTCCACCCAGAAGTGGTCCACACACCCGATGGTCAGCCGATGCTAGAAGCCTTTCTCCGCGATATCGCTGGCCTAGAACCGAACTGGACGACCGGCGGAATCATCGACGCTCAGATCAAGGCCATCTCCGAGCAGGTCGGCGACGGACAAGCGATCTGTGGGTTGTCCGGTGGGGTGGACTCTGCTGTTGCCGCGGCCATGGTGCAGCGCGCGATCGGCGAGCGGTTGACCTGTGTGTTTGTCGACCACGGTCTGCTGCGCGCAGGGGAACGGGATCAGGTTGAGCGAGATTTCGTGGCGGCAACTGGAGTACGGCTGGTCACGGTGGATGCGGCTGACCGCTTCCTCACCGCACTAGCTGGGGTTTCCGATCCGGAAGAGAAGCGCAAGATCATTGGTCGCGAGTTCATCCGGGTCTTTGAGGCAGCTGAGGCGGAACTCGTCGCCGAGAGTGGCCAGCAGGGCCGCAGCATTGGATTCTTGGTACAGGGAACGCTATATCCCGATGTGGTGGAGTCTGGTGGCGGCAGCGGAACCGCAAACATCAAGAGCCATCACAACGTTGGCGGGCTGCCGGACGACTTGGAGTTTCAACTCGTGGAGCCACTGCGGACCCTATTCAAGGATGAGGTCCGCGAGGTGGGGGAGCAGTTGGGGCTGCCCAGCGAGATGGTGTGGCGGCACCCATTCCCCGGTCCTGGCCTTGCCATCCGCATTATTGGTGCGGTGGATGCAGACCGGCTGCAGATTCTGCGGGCCGCGGATGCCATCGTTCGAGAAGAAATCACGGCGGCCGGTTTGGATCGCAGCGTCTGGCAACTGCCGGTGGTGCTGCTGGCGGATGTCAGGTCGGTCGGTGTGCAAGGCGATGGTCGCAGTTACGGCCACCCGATCGTGCTGAGGCCAGTCACTAGCGAAGACGCGATGACAGCCGATTGGGCGCGACTGCCCAACGACGTGTTGGCGCGAGTCTCCAACCGCATCACCAATGAGGTGTCAGAGGTCAATCGGGTGGTCCTCGACATCACCAGCAAGCCGCCCGGCACGATCGAGTGGGAGTAG
- a CDS encoding GMC family oxidoreductase, producing the protein MSSGMSSYDYDVVVIGSGFGGSVAALRLTEKGYRVAVLEAGRRFDEQSYPKTSWRMNKFFWAPRLGLRGLQRIHVLKDVVVLAGAGVGGGSLVYANTLYVPPKKFFTDRAWQHITDWAQELAPYYDQASRMLGVVKNPTMTPADEIMKAVADDMGVGHTFKMTPVGVFFGDGPGVESPDPYFGGVGPSRTGCIECGECMTGCRHNAKNTLPKNYLGLAELHGAMVYPLTTVRGLRPMSGGGYAIDTERTGILPGRGRRTFSAEQVIVAAGTYNTQKLLHRMKASGHLHRISSALGRLSRSNSESILGAMAPVGDTTDFTRGVAITSSWFPNEDTHIEPCRYGKGSNSMGLLATVLTDEEPGTPRWRTWVKHVTRKPAEAVQVARSVRRWSERGVIALVMQSLDNSLTVKARRSKRGRVRLTTEQGEGKPNPTWIPAGNEAVRRMARRLKGMPMGSIFDVFSATTTAHFVGGAVISDRPEDGVVDPYHRVWGYQGLHITDGSTVTANLGVNPSLTITAQAERAMAMWPNKGEMDPRPVQGEQYRQVEPVAPKSPVVPDDAPGALQLPIVTITQGGGETT; encoded by the coding sequence ATGAGCAGCGGAATGTCTTCGTATGACTACGACGTCGTCGTGATCGGATCGGGTTTTGGCGGTTCCGTCGCAGCGTTGCGGCTCACCGAAAAGGGCTACCGAGTGGCGGTGTTAGAAGCGGGGCGGCGTTTCGACGAACAGAGCTATCCGAAGACGTCATGGCGAATGAACAAGTTCTTCTGGGCGCCGCGGCTGGGATTGCGTGGCCTGCAGCGCATCCACGTCCTCAAGGATGTGGTTGTGCTGGCAGGGGCCGGTGTGGGCGGCGGTTCTTTGGTATACGCCAACACCCTTTACGTGCCGCCGAAGAAGTTCTTTACCGACCGAGCCTGGCAGCACATCACTGATTGGGCACAGGAACTCGCTCCCTACTACGACCAAGCATCACGGATGCTGGGCGTGGTGAAGAACCCCACCATGACGCCAGCCGACGAGATCATGAAAGCGGTGGCCGATGACATGGGAGTTGGGCACACGTTCAAGATGACGCCGGTAGGAGTCTTTTTCGGCGACGGTCCGGGAGTGGAGTCGCCGGACCCGTACTTCGGCGGAGTCGGGCCCTCGCGGACCGGCTGCATTGAATGTGGTGAGTGCATGACCGGGTGCCGGCACAATGCCAAGAACACCCTGCCCAAGAACTACCTGGGGCTAGCAGAACTGCATGGCGCTATGGTCTACCCGCTTACGACCGTGCGCGGACTGCGGCCGATGTCTGGCGGCGGCTACGCCATTGACACCGAGCGCACTGGGATTCTGCCGGGGAGGGGGCGGCGCACCTTCAGCGCCGAACAGGTGATCGTGGCAGCGGGCACGTATAACACCCAGAAGCTGCTGCACCGGATGAAAGCGTCCGGTCATCTGCACCGGATTAGTTCTGCTTTGGGCCGGTTGTCTCGCAGCAACTCAGAAAGCATCCTCGGCGCGATGGCGCCAGTGGGAGATACCACCGACTTCACGCGTGGCGTAGCCATCACTTCCTCGTGGTTCCCCAACGAGGACACCCACATTGAGCCCTGCCGCTACGGCAAGGGATCCAACTCCATGGGTCTGCTCGCTACGGTGCTCACCGATGAAGAGCCGGGAACCCCCCGCTGGCGTACCTGGGTGAAGCACGTGACTCGCAAGCCGGCCGAGGCAGTGCAAGTTGCCCGCTCTGTTCGCCGCTGGTCGGAACGGGGCGTAATCGCACTGGTTATGCAATCGCTGGACAACTCGCTAACCGTCAAAGCTCGTCGCAGCAAACGTGGTCGGGTCCGGTTGACCACGGAACAAGGTGAGGGTAAGCCGAATCCCACCTGGATTCCTGCCGGTAACGAGGCAGTGCGCCGAATGGCTCGCCGGCTCAAGGGGATGCCGATGGGCAGCATTTTCGATGTCTTCTCGGCTACCACGACTGCCCACTTCGTCGGTGGTGCGGTGATCTCGGATCGTCCGGAAGATGGTGTGGTGGACCCGTACCACCGGGTCTGGGGCTATCAAGGGCTGCACATTACTGACGGATCCACCGTCACTGCCAACCTGGGTGTGAATCCATCGCTGACGATCACTGCTCAGGCGGAACGGGCGATGGCCATGTGGCCCAACAAAGGCGAGATGGATCCACGACCGGTGCAAGGCGAGCAGTATCGACAAGTGGAGCCGGTAGCACCCAAGAGCCCGGTTGTCCCCGATGATGCCCCCGGAGCGCTGCAACTACCGATCGTGACGATCACGCAAGGTGGCGGCGAGACCACCTAG
- the sucD gene encoding succinate--CoA ligase subunit alpha, producing MAIFLDADSRILVQGMTGSEGTKHTRRMVASGSQVVAGVTPGKAGQELDGIPVFNDVESAMNETGANVSVVFVPPRFAKAAVEEAVDAQIPLAVVITEGIPVHDTASFYQYAVNSGLTRLIGPNCPGIISPGQSNAGIIPADIAKAGRIGLVSKSGTLTYQMMYELRDIGFSTCVGIGGDPIIGTTHIDCLAAFQDDPETDAIVMIGEIGGDAEERAAAFIESYVDKPVVGYVAGFTAPEGKTMGHAGAIVSGSAGT from the coding sequence ATGGCAATCTTTCTTGACGCTGACAGCCGCATCCTGGTCCAGGGAATGACGGGTTCCGAAGGCACGAAGCACACCCGCCGCATGGTCGCTAGTGGTAGCCAAGTTGTTGCTGGCGTGACCCCGGGCAAGGCCGGCCAAGAGTTGGATGGCATCCCAGTGTTCAACGATGTGGAATCGGCGATGAATGAAACTGGCGCCAATGTGTCAGTGGTATTCGTGCCGCCCCGCTTCGCCAAAGCAGCGGTTGAAGAGGCAGTTGACGCACAGATTCCATTGGCGGTCGTGATCACCGAAGGCATCCCCGTCCACGACACCGCCTCGTTTTACCAGTACGCCGTGAACTCCGGGCTCACCCGACTCATTGGGCCGAACTGCCCCGGGATCATCTCGCCCGGGCAGAGCAACGCCGGCATTATCCCGGCAGACATTGCCAAGGCCGGTCGGATCGGCTTGGTCAGCAAGTCCGGGACGCTGACCTATCAGATGATGTACGAGTTGCGTGACATTGGTTTCTCGACCTGCGTGGGCATTGGGGGCGACCCCATCATCGGCACGACCCATATTGATTGTCTGGCGGCATTCCAAGACGACCCGGAAACCGATGCCATCGTGATGATCGGCGAAATCGGTGGCGACGCGGAAGAGCGCGCTGCCGCATTCATCGAGAGTTACGTCGACAAGCCGGTCGTTGGCTACGTCGCCGGTTTCACCGCGCCAGAAGGTAAGACCATGGGCCATGCTGGCGCCATCGTGTCGGGCTCGGCTGGCAC
- a CDS encoding alpha/beta fold hydrolase, which yields MRLLSTFGGVSEEEITTLPSGSVGSLIRQAARRRAIRARQTTKRSAAAVFSARGLRGTAVEFAWLSTHVAMYPLGLAEEKVREEVERHNLEGLPPVQRGLFIGDVEAAGTPIILVHGVVDNRSVFALLRRGLRKRGFGRVVTLNYSRLSTDVREVAAQLAETIDAVARETGYERVHVIGHSMGGLIGRYYVQRMGGDRRVHTLVTLGSPHEGSTPARMVPVGVFRQLRPGSDVLQEMAEPAPDCRTRFLAVWSDLDQVIIPKRNARITHPDLKARNVFFRGVGHMSLPVDGRVVHEICTTLAHLGHDGSILTEGATSITSSRSARREQRQRTKLRLLRQRSTG from the coding sequence ATGCGCCTTCTCAGTACTTTTGGCGGCGTGAGTGAGGAAGAGATCACAACACTGCCGTCGGGGAGCGTTGGCTCGCTGATCCGACAGGCTGCACGCCGTCGAGCAATTCGAGCCCGGCAGACCACCAAACGCAGCGCCGCTGCAGTCTTTAGCGCGCGGGGTCTACGCGGCACTGCCGTTGAATTCGCGTGGCTCTCCACCCACGTGGCCATGTATCCGCTCGGCCTGGCGGAGGAGAAGGTCCGCGAAGAGGTGGAGCGGCACAATCTGGAAGGACTGCCACCAGTTCAGCGTGGCCTGTTCATCGGCGACGTCGAGGCCGCCGGCACTCCGATCATCCTGGTGCATGGCGTGGTGGACAATCGCAGCGTCTTTGCACTGTTAAGACGAGGATTGCGCAAGCGCGGCTTCGGTCGGGTAGTGACGTTGAACTACTCCCGGCTCAGCACCGACGTCCGTGAGGTCGCTGCTCAACTCGCGGAGACCATTGACGCGGTAGCCCGGGAAACTGGCTACGAGCGGGTGCACGTCATTGGTCACTCGATGGGTGGCCTGATTGGCCGGTACTACGTTCAGCGGATGGGTGGGGATCGCCGGGTACACACCCTGGTCACCCTCGGCAGCCCCCACGAAGGCAGCACTCCCGCGCGCATGGTTCCGGTCGGCGTTTTTCGACAGCTGCGACCCGGTTCTGACGTCCTACAAGAGATGGCCGAACCGGCTCCCGACTGCCGCACGCGTTTCTTAGCAGTGTGGTCGGATCTAGATCAAGTCATCATTCCCAAGCGCAATGCGCGCATCACCCACCCCGACCTGAAAGCTCGGAATGTGTTTTTCCGGGGGGTTGGGCACATGTCGCTCCCGGTAGATGGCCGGGTCGTTCACGAGATTTGCACGACGTTGGCCCACTTGGGTCATGACGGCAGCATCCTCACCGAGGGCGCTACGTCGATCACAAGCTCCCGCAGCGCTCGTCGCGAACAGCGACAGCGGACCAAACTTCGGCTGCTCCGGCAGCGCAGCACTGGCTAG
- a CDS encoding YjbQ family protein: MDTTVLQLHTGKTLVTDLTASLANFVAGQGDGLAHVFVPHATAGVALIETGSGTEPDLADALQRLLPVEDIYRHRHGSFGHGRDHVLPAFVSPSVSVPVLTGRLALGTWQSVVLIDPNSDNPDRQVRLSFLAG; this comes from the coding sequence ATGGACACCACCGTGCTGCAACTGCACACTGGCAAGACCCTCGTCACTGATCTCACTGCCTCCCTGGCCAATTTCGTCGCGGGCCAAGGAGATGGCCTCGCACATGTGTTTGTGCCGCACGCCACTGCCGGGGTGGCGCTCATCGAAACCGGCTCCGGCACTGAACCCGACTTAGCGGATGCACTCCAGCGATTGCTGCCCGTCGAGGACATCTACCGACATCGGCACGGCAGTTTTGGGCATGGCCGTGACCACGTGCTGCCGGCCTTTGTCTCCCCATCGGTGAGTGTGCCGGTACTGACCGGCCGACTCGCATTGGGTACGTGGCAGAGTGTGGTGTTGATTGACCCCAACAGTGACAATCCGGACCGGCAGGTACGGCTATCTTTTCTAGCTGGCTAG